A window from Chitinophaga filiformis encodes these proteins:
- a CDS encoding FG-GAP-like repeat-containing protein yields the protein MYLYHLKTVFKGFLSLVTIYIFSLSPALAQMRQMYLDTDEDNNIKKVSFYSPAEGYVAFDNWIGYTADSGRTFTKKFITATNVNYGSYTNINITFGFGIGGVKAFDKNTLIVYGDYGLVPAILYSADGGNSFKLVFHSQYDPLELKTGIKDIIFPQNDNIGYAVDADRILKTTDKGVNWSVQTVQAGAYLDHLEAVDNNNIIAIGTNYYASKLIKTTNGGTSWLRITLPQTGVLTYAYFLDANVGWLSMYKEQNRYFYKTTNGGQQWTLQNDVEATPFNCDKMRFTDVNTGYALVAPYRVYKTTNSGVTWEPLPRENNFTYLGYSHIDLQCLSATQLWAGGGHGYLEMTANGGGTPIAAYFKTDTSGMYTDGEVQLLNFSHTGYQYQWLVNGSLVSTGYNASYIHDIGSSVDTLQLIVSAGGNSDTLTKYRQFDVVPTAEVSSYYPKSGSKGTFVTISGSKFSRVSGVSFGGTPAASFTVVSDTVITAVVAGGATGSITLKQLYSNMPVGEFTYNPPPVSAPPVIETVSPSAGITGTTVTITGSGFSANPSQNNVFFGTVPATLQSVSSGQIVCTVPVGASMGTIQVLNRDNGLLGESPLPFNVPFADSTENFTPNSFTEALTLNKGARIPSDLQGKDIDGDGKPDLVVHLGVAQGDSLAVYRNTTTAGRLSFASRVNVGYIYFPTFGGFAINDLDGDGRPDVVMPTNDKFVKVYRNASSPGVVSFDREYLVPAGRGTQKAVITDLDKDGKNDIAVTSFEEYRICVMRNTSVPGSLSFGATQNFDASETVDGIAAGDLDGDGLKDVIAFSSSITTGSILLFHNTSIPGEISFGSFVRVSVPGISFQASFISIVDFDMDGKPDVVICNDDNICVLRNNGSFSFLPPVVMPLPDGNGNGACLSNFSGSARPDIVVGAYGRSRQFMIGKNSSQPGTPKIDDLVYGPGANSTHIYARAVAAADFDGDGKPDLVASSLYDAQPVIVYKNTVNVPVITPMCTSRQGGNTLVSDISGSSYQWQQDAGSGFTNVVSSANLSGETTNTLQFDSTPVSWNGYKYRCIVDGRYSSTFVLQLNYTPSPGLIVTATDTTFCLGKRVSFAATDTTGPAGYNHYYRWQWQINGKDVGYFLDDTRSFDTLRNLDRVRVIAMYSDICGHEYSDTSSTITVYVNGDTASVQISVSDREACLGTPVTFTAKPRNPGSLPVYDWRVNNISQGVDSATFTSSRLRKNDYVQVLMKSAATCAYPNPAQSNIITLALKDTSAPSVSIWTNSATACEGATVVFLATPDNAGPVNNYQWLVNGIATGPNARVFSPSTLRDKDVVQCVLTSPSACRRQPQATSGIIRMTVKTPDVRISGDTVVIGGTKGRLRATNNYWSTDFEYQWQDSTHLHDWQDISGAVGILIDYAPAKSGDKVRCIGKTDAGCRAVSNAVTMRFSVPTATPETPSVSAGYRWYPNPVSSTLYVQDENRLDYISTITVFSSLGIRVLSMSNAGRQEKISINVSALPGGTYFVETRRRSGKTRYFQFVKVQ from the coding sequence ATGTACCTATACCACCTGAAAACAGTCTTTAAAGGCTTCTTATCCCTTGTTACTATTTACATTTTTTCCCTTTCACCTGCTTTGGCACAGATGCGGCAGATGTACCTGGATACCGATGAAGACAACAATATCAAAAAAGTAAGTTTTTATTCACCGGCTGAAGGCTATGTGGCTTTTGACAATTGGATCGGCTATACGGCCGACAGCGGCAGAACGTTTACAAAGAAATTCATTACAGCCACTAACGTTAACTATGGCAGCTATACGAATATCAATATAACATTCGGCTTTGGTATCGGGGGCGTGAAGGCCTTCGATAAGAACACCCTTATCGTATATGGAGATTATGGACTTGTACCCGCTATTTTATATTCTGCCGATGGCGGAAATTCTTTTAAGCTGGTATTCCATTCACAGTATGATCCTTTGGAACTGAAGACGGGGATAAAGGACATCATTTTCCCTCAAAATGATAATATTGGCTATGCTGTTGACGCAGACCGTATTCTGAAGACGACAGACAAAGGGGTGAACTGGTCTGTGCAGACGGTGCAGGCCGGGGCCTATTTAGACCATCTCGAGGCGGTTGATAACAATAATATAATTGCTATAGGTACCAACTATTATGCAAGCAAGTTAATAAAGACTACCAATGGCGGAACGTCCTGGCTGCGCATCACATTGCCTCAGACGGGTGTCCTGACCTATGCGTATTTTCTCGATGCCAACGTCGGCTGGCTAAGCATGTACAAGGAGCAGAACCGCTACTTTTATAAAACAACGAACGGAGGCCAGCAATGGACCCTTCAAAATGACGTTGAAGCCACTCCCTTCAATTGTGATAAGATGCGGTTTACCGACGTCAATACCGGCTATGCACTGGTAGCTCCGTATAGGGTTTATAAAACAACAAACAGCGGCGTAACCTGGGAACCGCTCCCCAGGGAAAATAATTTCACTTACCTCGGTTATTCCCATATTGACCTGCAATGCCTTTCCGCCACACAGCTGTGGGCAGGTGGGGGGCATGGATACCTGGAAATGACAGCGAACGGCGGAGGAACCCCAATAGCCGCATATTTTAAAACAGACACAAGCGGAATGTATACAGATGGTGAAGTTCAACTGTTGAATTTTTCCCATACAGGATATCAATACCAATGGCTGGTCAATGGCTCTTTAGTAAGCACAGGCTATAACGCATCTTATATACATGATATAGGCAGTAGTGTTGATACACTACAATTGATCGTCTCTGCCGGAGGAAATTCCGATACCCTCACAAAATACCGGCAGTTTGACGTAGTGCCAACCGCAGAAGTCTCCTCCTATTATCCAAAATCGGGCAGTAAAGGTACCTTCGTAACCATATCCGGTTCAAAATTTTCCAGGGTATCCGGTGTTTCGTTTGGTGGTACGCCTGCAGCTTCCTTTACTGTTGTATCTGATACGGTGATTACGGCTGTCGTTGCCGGCGGCGCTACAGGAAGTATTACCTTGAAGCAGCTCTATAGCAACATGCCGGTTGGCGAATTCACGTATAATCCACCGCCCGTTTCGGCGCCTCCGGTGATAGAGACCGTCAGTCCCTCAGCGGGCATAACAGGAACCACTGTAACGATCACCGGTAGCGGATTTAGTGCAAACCCTTCACAGAATAACGTTTTCTTTGGAACTGTTCCGGCAACGCTACAGTCGGTTTCCTCCGGGCAAATTGTATGTACTGTGCCTGTTGGGGCCAGCATGGGTACCATTCAGGTGCTTAATAGGGACAATGGCCTTTTGGGAGAATCCCCCTTGCCCTTCAATGTACCGTTTGCTGACAGTACTGAGAATTTTACACCTAATTCTTTTACCGAGGCCCTGACGCTGAATAAAGGCGCGCGAATTCCTTCTGACTTACAGGGAAAAGACATCGATGGCGACGGAAAACCCGACCTGGTTGTACATCTGGGGGTAGCACAGGGCGATTCGCTGGCGGTTTACCGTAATACAACCACCGCCGGGCGACTTTCCTTCGCGTCAAGAGTGAATGTGGGTTATATTTACTTCCCTACATTCGGTGGCTTTGCTATAAACGACCTGGACGGCGACGGGCGTCCTGACGTGGTGATGCCAACGAATGACAAGTTTGTTAAAGTGTATCGGAATGCAAGTAGCCCGGGTGTAGTTTCGTTTGACAGGGAATACCTGGTCCCGGCCGGAAGAGGCACTCAGAAAGCGGTAATTACGGATCTGGACAAGGATGGGAAAAACGATATTGCGGTGACTTCATTTGAAGAATATCGCATTTGTGTAATGAGGAATACAAGCGTGCCAGGCTCCCTGTCTTTCGGCGCCACACAAAATTTCGATGCTTCGGAGACAGTTGATGGCATCGCTGCCGGCGACCTGGACGGTGATGGTTTGAAAGATGTCATCGCATTTTCCAGCAGTATCACCACCGGCAGCATTTTATTGTTCCACAATACCAGTATCCCGGGAGAGATTTCTTTCGGTTCATTCGTCAGGGTAAGTGTGCCGGGCATCAGTTTTCAGGCCAGCTTTATTTCAATCGTGGATTTCGACATGGATGGCAAACCGGATGTTGTTATTTGCAATGACGATAATATCTGCGTACTTCGGAACAATGGCAGCTTTTCCTTTTTACCTCCTGTTGTCATGCCGCTGCCAGATGGGAATGGGAATGGAGCATGCCTGTCAAATTTCAGCGGAAGTGCCAGACCTGATATAGTTGTTGGCGCTTACGGACGATCCCGACAATTTATGATAGGAAAGAATAGTTCCCAACCCGGTACTCCCAAAATAGACGACCTGGTATATGGACCTGGCGCCAACTCCACCCATATCTATGCCAGGGCGGTTGCAGCGGCGGATTTTGATGGGGATGGCAAACCTGACCTTGTTGCATCGAGCCTGTATGATGCCCAACCCGTCATTGTGTATAAAAATACAGTCAATGTTCCGGTCATCACGCCTATGTGTACCAGCAGGCAAGGTGGCAACACACTGGTGTCCGATATCAGCGGAAGCAGTTATCAATGGCAACAGGACGCCGGCAGCGGGTTTACCAATGTTGTTAGCAGCGCCAACTTATCCGGCGAAACGACGAACACCCTGCAATTCGATAGTACACCTGTTTCCTGGAATGGCTATAAATACCGTTGCATCGTCGATGGACGCTACAGCAGCACTTTTGTACTGCAATTAAACTATACGCCCAGTCCTGGTTTAATCGTTACAGCCACTGACACTACTTTCTGTCTTGGGAAACGGGTAAGCTTTGCTGCAACCGACACTACCGGCCCTGCCGGCTATAACCATTATTATCGTTGGCAGTGGCAGATCAATGGAAAGGATGTTGGTTACTTTCTGGATGATACGCGTTCATTCGATACGCTGCGGAATCTGGATCGGGTACGGGTGATCGCCATGTATAGTGATATTTGCGGCCATGAATATAGCGATACCAGCAGCACTATAACCGTCTATGTGAATGGCGATACTGCTTCCGTGCAGATAAGCGTATCTGACCGCGAGGCCTGTCTGGGAACACCTGTTACATTTACGGCAAAGCCCCGGAATCCGGGTAGCCTGCCGGTATATGACTGGAGGGTAAATAATATATCTCAGGGCGTTGACAGTGCAACATTTACCAGTTCACGCCTCAGGAAGAACGACTACGTGCAGGTACTGATGAAAAGCGCTGCCACTTGTGCATATCCCAACCCGGCCCAAAGTAATATTATTACACTGGCACTAAAGGATACGAGTGCGCCTTCCGTTAGTATATGGACCAATAGTGCTACCGCTTGTGAAGGGGCTACTGTGGTGTTTCTGGCAACTCCGGATAATGCCGGTCCGGTGAACAACTATCAGTGGTTGGTGAATGGGATTGCCACAGGTCCAAACGCAAGGGTATTCTCCCCCTCAACGCTGCGGGACAAAGACGTCGTTCAGTGTGTGCTTACCAGCCCTTCTGCCTGTCGCCGTCAGCCTCAGGCCACCAGCGGGATAATCAGGATGACCGTGAAAACACCCGATGTCAGGATTTCAGGGGATACCGTCGTTATCGGCGGAACTAAGGGCCGTTTGAGGGCCACCAACAACTATTGGAGTACGGATTTTGAATATCAATGGCAGGATAGCACCCATTTGCACGACTGGCAGGACATCAGCGGCGCTGTGGGTATTTTGATAGATTACGCACCTGCTAAAAGCGGTGATAAGGTCAGATGTATAGGAAAGACAGATGCAGGTTGCAGGGCTGTAAGCAATGCAGTTACCATGAGGTTTAGCGTGCCTACAGCTACACCCGAAACGCCGTCAGTCAGTGCGGGTTACCGCTGGTATCCCAATCCCGTAAGCTCAACGCTCTATGTGCAGGATGAAAACCGACTTGACTATATTTCTACAATTACCGTTTTCAGCAGTTTGGGTATACGCGTACTATCGATGAGCAATGCCGGCAGGCAGGAAAAGATCAGCATTAATGTGTCAGCCCTGCCAGGCGGTACGTATTTCGTGGAAACGAGAAGGAGATCAGGTAAAACAAGATATTTTCAGTTCGTGAAAGTGCAATAA
- a CDS encoding helix-turn-helix domain-containing protein, giving the protein MNSIHTISAFHRLLSLPAPTHPLVSVARLQDIKPANEAIWEPFSVDFYTISLKKEVRARMKYGQQYYDFDKGIMSFTSPRQAQSLEKVDETASGPQFGKGFVLMVHPDFLRRHPLTMTIKNYGFFSYAVNESLHLSQQEEKDIVDVFRKIAQEGRHIDKHTQPLILSQIDLLLNYCNRFYERQFITRKAVNSDLLTKFEQLLDDWFEGNDDFKRSLPTVEYLAGRLNLSPHYLTDMLRSLTGQSTQAHIHEKLIEKAKERLSATTLSVSEIAYELGFEHPQSFSKLFKAKTALSPSAFRDSFS; this is encoded by the coding sequence ATGAATAGCATTCATACGATATCCGCATTTCACCGCTTATTGTCATTACCAGCGCCTACACATCCGCTGGTAAGTGTAGCGCGTCTCCAGGATATAAAGCCTGCTAATGAAGCTATTTGGGAGCCCTTTTCTGTTGATTTTTATACCATATCCCTTAAAAAGGAGGTCCGGGCCAGAATGAAGTATGGTCAGCAGTACTATGACTTTGACAAAGGGATCATGAGTTTTACTTCCCCCAGGCAGGCACAATCGCTTGAAAAGGTAGATGAAACAGCATCAGGCCCCCAGTTTGGAAAAGGTTTTGTTTTAATGGTGCACCCGGACTTTTTAAGACGGCATCCACTGACCATGACTATCAAAAATTATGGCTTCTTTTCTTATGCGGTGAACGAGTCATTACATCTTTCTCAACAGGAAGAGAAAGACATTGTGGATGTTTTCAGGAAAATAGCGCAGGAGGGAAGACATATAGACAAACATACACAGCCCCTTATCCTTTCACAGATTGACCTGCTCTTAAACTATTGCAACCGCTTTTATGAACGGCAATTCATCACTCGGAAAGCGGTTAACAGTGATTTACTAACGAAGTTTGAACAGCTCCTGGACGACTGGTTTGAAGGGAATGACGATTTTAAAAGATCACTTCCTACAGTAGAATACCTTGCGGGCAGGTTAAATTTGTCTCCGCATTATCTGACAGACATGTTACGTTCGCTTACAGGACAAAGTACCCAGGCACATATTCATGAGAAGCTGATTGAAAAGGCGAAGGAAAGGTTATCGGCTACCACGCTTTCCGTCAGTGAGATTGCTTATGAGTTGGGATTTGAGCATCCGCAATCTTTCAGTAAGCTGTTTAAGGCGAAGACAGCGTTGTCGCCATCAGCGTTCAGGGACTCGTTTAGTTGA
- a CDS encoding alpha/beta hydrolase: protein MQTAVKFLNRDWEVAANLYLPDNFDKTKKYAAIVCVHPGSSVKEQTAGLYASKLSKEGFVAIAFDATFQGESGGTPRYLEDPATRVEDIRCAVDYLTTLGFVDKERIGVLGVCAGGGYAANAALTERRIKAVVSVSPANIGRAYREYSAIEMLETVGRQRTAEANGADTLVINWTPASAEAAKQAGMTDADLLEAIDYYRTPRGEHPNANNKLLFTSISALMAFDAFHLAEYLLTQPLLVIVGDKVGSFGAYRDGFELYNKAASKDKSIHTVKGASHYDLYDQPEATAEAMEKIVPFLQKALSTEQ from the coding sequence ATGCAAACAGCAGTAAAATTCTTAAACAGGGACTGGGAAGTCGCGGCAAACCTTTATCTGCCGGACAACTTTGATAAAACAAAAAAGTATGCGGCGATTGTCTGCGTTCATCCGGGAAGCAGTGTAAAAGAGCAGACAGCAGGGCTTTACGCATCTAAACTGTCAAAGGAGGGATTTGTAGCAATAGCCTTTGATGCCACCTTTCAGGGCGAAAGCGGTGGTACGCCACGTTACCTGGAAGATCCTGCTACCCGTGTAGAAGACATCCGTTGTGCAGTAGATTATCTGACTACGCTCGGCTTTGTAGATAAAGAACGTATCGGGGTATTGGGAGTCTGTGCAGGTGGTGGTTACGCGGCCAACGCAGCGCTTACGGAAAGACGTATAAAAGCGGTGGTGTCTGTCTCTCCCGCAAATATCGGTCGTGCTTATCGGGAATACAGTGCAATAGAAATGCTCGAAACAGTTGGCAGACAACGTACTGCTGAGGCAAACGGCGCTGATACGCTGGTTATAAACTGGACCCCGGCATCCGCCGAAGCTGCAAAACAGGCGGGAATGACTGATGCCGATCTCCTGGAAGCAATAGATTACTATAGAACTCCCAGGGGAGAACATCCGAATGCCAACAATAAACTTCTCTTTACCAGCATCTCTGCCCTCATGGCATTTGATGCTTTTCATCTGGCAGAATACTTATTAACGCAGCCCTTACTGGTCATAGTAGGAGATAAGGTCGGCTCTTTCGGCGCCTACAGGGACGGCTTTGAGCTGTATAATAAAGCTGCTTCGAAGGACAAAAGTATTCATACTGTAAAGGGAGCCAGCCATTACGATCTTTACGATCAACCGGAAGCAACGGCGGAAGCAATGGAAAAAATTGTTCCCTTTCTGCAAAAGGCACTTTCAACGGAACAGTAG
- a CDS encoding class I SAM-dependent methyltransferase, with protein sequence MQLNLQQLYGNIDIYLFDQLLKGTYDNCKKVLDAGCGGGRNLVYFLRNGYEVYGIDPNPDAVSAVKQLSETLSPANSEENFVIASAENLPFDDNYFDLVISNAVLHFARNPGHFDNMIRSMWRVLHPGGYLFARLASDIGIETLVQPLGNGRYLLPDGSERFLVNEQLLLQYTERLKARLHEPIKTTNVQNLRCMTTWCLQKI encoded by the coding sequence ATGCAATTGAACCTTCAGCAACTTTATGGAAATATAGACATATACCTCTTTGACCAACTGCTTAAAGGCACATATGATAATTGTAAAAAAGTGCTCGACGCAGGCTGTGGGGGCGGCCGTAACCTGGTTTATTTCCTGAGAAACGGCTATGAGGTATACGGCATTGACCCTAATCCAGATGCGGTATCAGCAGTTAAGCAATTATCTGAAACCCTGAGCCCTGCTAACTCCGAAGAGAACTTTGTAATTGCTTCGGCTGAAAACCTTCCTTTTGATGATAATTATTTTGACCTGGTGATCAGCAACGCGGTATTGCATTTCGCCAGGAATCCTGGTCATTTTGATAATATGATCCGGTCAATGTGGCGGGTGCTGCATCCCGGAGGCTATCTATTTGCAAGACTTGCGTCGGATATCGGGATTGAAACGCTGGTGCAGCCCCTGGGTAATGGCCGCTATCTTCTGCCTGATGGCAGCGAACGTTTTCTGGTCAACGAGCAACTACTGCTTCAATATACAGAACGCCTCAAGGCCCGGCTCCACGAACCAATAAAAACTACCAATGTACAAAACCTACGGTGCATGACCACCTGGTGTCTGCAGAAAATATAG
- a CDS encoding DUF4249 domain-containing protein, which translates to MQLRALLLLLFIPVISACERSFDIPIPEEAKKPVLNLLMNKDSIMIARVALSARMDETTDGNGIKDAVVSLYENGSFKETLSAYTRSGYIFYRSRTLPRAGAVYRVAASVPGYKEVSGSDQIPDTVATGEMKMIVTKVNQWQQRVTINVQLHDNPDIQNYYRIRLYQVTKWVNANGDTGRQKLQQYFETGEAAVPILEDDFHSDFFTTDALFNGRSPVFTLKADVYTDFSSMVVEISSLTYHSYNYLNSAYLAAEKNDDGLSEEVIVYNNIVNGFGIVGGAAQREYELVR; encoded by the coding sequence ATGCAGTTAAGAGCTTTACTTTTATTGTTATTTATACCTGTCATCAGTGCTTGTGAAAGATCTTTTGATATACCGATTCCGGAAGAGGCAAAGAAGCCGGTATTGAACTTATTGATGAATAAAGACAGTATAATGATTGCCCGTGTAGCCTTGTCTGCCCGCATGGATGAGACGACGGACGGAAACGGAATTAAGGACGCTGTAGTCAGCCTGTATGAGAATGGAAGTTTCAAAGAAACGCTTAGTGCTTACACGCGGTCAGGATATATCTTTTACCGCAGCCGCACCTTGCCGCGCGCTGGTGCTGTATACCGCGTAGCAGCTTCAGTACCGGGATATAAGGAAGTGTCCGGAAGTGATCAGATCCCTGATACTGTGGCCACCGGTGAAATGAAGATGATCGTCACAAAAGTAAATCAGTGGCAGCAGAGGGTTACGATCAACGTTCAGCTACACGATAATCCGGACATACAGAATTATTATCGTATCAGGTTGTACCAGGTTACCAAATGGGTCAATGCTAATGGTGATACGGGGCGTCAGAAGCTACAGCAATATTTCGAGACAGGCGAAGCGGCTGTACCGATACTCGAGGACGATTTCCATTCTGATTTCTTTACAACGGATGCATTGTTTAATGGCCGCAGCCCCGTGTTCACGCTGAAAGCAGATGTGTATACTGATTTCAGTAGTATGGTCGTGGAGATAAGCTCGCTTACCTATCATAGTTATAACTATCTGAACAGTGCTTACCTGGCAGCTGAAAAGAATGACGACGGCTTGTCAGAGGAGGTGATTGTTTATAATAATATTGTAAATGGATTTGGCATTGTAGGAGGGGCGGCACAACGGGAGTACGAGTTGGTGAGGTAA
- a CDS encoding TonB-dependent receptor: protein MRHFIAVLLLLTWSSAFAQETDRRLSISIPAASLEATLKLLEQQSGISISYELTRVKGIQVKAHVYKDTPLGTILRDILKGTPLDYKQKGSNILIISRLPAANTLSGVVEDAVSGEKLIGVSIVAAQQQAGTTTNNYGFYSITLPGDSLHLQVSYIGYRRLDTVIGMTGDQRVNFRLQAGSRQLEEVTINGSRAARIQESSQMSRISLPASQIRSMPRLLGEPDLLKALQLMPGVKQGTEGSSALLVRGGTPDQNLILLDGAPLYHPMHLLGIFSTFNTSVLKDVTLYKGAFPARYGGRLSSVVDISTKDGDLYKHHGEFSVGLLSTQLTLEGPLQKGKTSYVISGRRSYPDLIATPIVKRSDADLNKFSLFFYDLNAKVHHQFSAKDKLYLSFYMGKDRLRTRSKSTTDEDPAVDNYDLSDLALQWGNITGTLRWSHIVSPKLFTNTMLIGSSYRFNTGIYTENKYDADVSTNTLKLNSGIRDYGVKTDIDYRPVPAHAVKMGAAYMYRVFTPGIVRMKQTDGEAVTLDSLNNNRRIGAAEMDLYAEDDWEIAPRLKLNAGLHWSAFSVQDHFYHSLQPRVSMRFLLPGDWGLKASYTHMTQYIHLLANNSISLPTDLWVPATKKIAPQQARQFALGVARNLFRNKFEFSAEAYYKKMYKVAEYKDGAEYLTTSKGDTWQEQISSGTGRSYGLELLLQKKTGRLTGWMGYTWAISDRNVPGVNYGRTFYYKYDRRHDFHLVTIYRLRKNIELSGTWTYQSASPFTIPVARYEGVEGPINPDGTHYWPPNVDYINNRNNVRIAAYHRLDLGVSFIKEKRNGNIRTWNISILNVYNRMNPFFYYVNGYSDTKAKVRLNGIILLPLVPSFSYSLKF, encoded by the coding sequence ATGCGTCATTTTATAGCTGTACTTTTATTACTTACCTGGTCTTCTGCATTTGCACAGGAGACTGACCGCAGACTTAGCATCAGTATTCCGGCTGCATCCCTGGAAGCTACCCTGAAATTGCTGGAGCAGCAAAGCGGAATATCTATATCTTATGAACTTACGCGCGTAAAAGGCATACAGGTGAAGGCGCATGTGTACAAGGATACGCCGCTGGGAACAATTCTGCGGGATATCCTGAAAGGTACGCCCCTGGACTATAAACAGAAAGGTAGTAATATCCTGATCATCTCACGGCTCCCCGCAGCCAATACACTGAGTGGCGTTGTCGAAGACGCAGTGAGCGGGGAGAAGCTGATCGGCGTCTCAATTGTGGCGGCACAACAGCAGGCGGGTACCACTACCAACAACTATGGCTTTTACAGTATTACACTGCCCGGTGATTCATTACATCTCCAGGTATCATATATCGGCTATCGCCGGCTGGATACTGTCATCGGAATGACGGGCGATCAGCGTGTCAATTTCAGGCTACAGGCCGGCAGCAGACAGCTGGAAGAGGTCACCATTAACGGATCACGTGCAGCGCGTATACAGGAGTCATCACAGATGAGCCGTATCAGCCTGCCGGCTTCACAGATCCGTTCGATGCCACGTTTGCTGGGAGAACCTGACCTGTTAAAGGCCCTGCAGTTGATGCCCGGTGTGAAGCAGGGTACGGAAGGATCCAGTGCTTTGCTGGTCAGGGGAGGAACGCCCGACCAGAACCTGATACTGCTGGACGGCGCTCCCTTATATCATCCCATGCACCTGCTGGGCATATTTTCCACCTTCAATACCAGTGTGCTGAAAGATGTGACTTTATATAAAGGTGCTTTTCCCGCACGTTATGGCGGAAGACTATCCTCAGTTGTCGATATCTCAACAAAGGACGGGGACCTGTACAAACACCATGGCGAATTCTCGGTAGGGCTTCTTTCTACACAATTGACACTGGAAGGACCTTTGCAGAAAGGGAAGACATCCTATGTCATATCCGGGCGCCGGTCTTATCCTGATCTGATAGCTACTCCGATCGTAAAACGCTCAGACGCGGACCTGAACAAATTCAGTCTTTTCTTCTATGATCTTAATGCGAAGGTTCATCATCAGTTTTCTGCAAAAGACAAGCTTTACCTGAGCTTTTATATGGGCAAGGACAGGCTGAGGACACGGAGCAAATCAACAACTGACGAGGATCCGGCGGTTGACAACTATGACCTTTCTGATCTTGCCTTACAATGGGGCAACATTACCGGTACATTGCGATGGTCTCATATTGTCTCCCCTAAGCTGTTTACCAACACCATGCTGATAGGCAGTAGTTATAGATTCAATACTGGTATTTATACGGAAAATAAATACGACGCCGATGTCAGTACCAATACCCTGAAATTAAATTCCGGCATACGCGATTATGGTGTAAAAACAGATATTGATTATCGTCCTGTGCCCGCACATGCGGTGAAAATGGGAGCGGCTTATATGTACCGTGTATTCACACCAGGTATCGTTCGTATGAAACAGACAGATGGGGAAGCCGTCACACTGGATTCCCTGAACAATAACCGGCGTATCGGCGCTGCAGAAATGGATCTCTATGCGGAAGACGACTGGGAGATAGCACCCCGCCTGAAGCTGAATGCCGGCTTGCACTGGAGTGCTTTCAGCGTACAGGATCATTTTTATCACTCTTTGCAGCCCCGTGTCAGTATGCGCTTCCTGCTGCCGGGCGACTGGGGACTGAAGGCTTCCTATACCCACATGACCCAATACATTCACCTGTTAGCGAATAATTCAATTTCATTACCTACAGATCTCTGGGTACCCGCCACTAAAAAAATAGCTCCTCAGCAGGCGCGCCAGTTCGCGTTAGGGGTGGCGCGCAACCTGTTCCGGAACAAATTTGAATTCTCTGCGGAAGCCTACTACAAGAAGATGTACAAGGTAGCGGAGTATAAAGATGGCGCGGAGTATCTGACTACCAGCAAGGGAGACACCTGGCAGGAGCAGATATCTTCCGGCACCGGCAGGTCTTACGGCCTGGAACTGTTATTACAGAAGAAAACAGGACGCCTGACCGGATGGATGGGCTACACCTGGGCTATTTCTGACCGTAATGTCCCGGGCGTAAATTATGGCCGTACATTCTATTACAAATACGACCGCCGGCACGATTTTCATCTTGTAACAATTTACAGACTGCGAAAGAACATAGAGCTTTCCGGCACCTGGACGTATCAGTCAGCCTCTCCTTTTACCATTCCCGTAGCTCGTTATGAAGGGGTGGAGGGACCGATAAATCCCGATGGCACACACTATTGGCCGCCGAACGTAGATTATATCAACAACCGTAATAATGTACGAATTGCAGCTTATCACCGGCTGGACCTGGGTGTCAGCTTCATTAAAGAAAAAAGGAATGGCAATATACGTACCTGGAACATCAGCATATTGAATGTTTACAACAGAATGAACCCATTCTTTTATTATGTAAACGGATACTCGGATACTAAGGCGAAGGTCCGCCTCAATGGGATCATTTTACTACCGCTTGTGCCCAGTTTCTCTTATAGTTTAAAATTTTAA